The following are encoded in a window of Clostridium thermarum genomic DNA:
- the pyk gene encoding pyruvate kinase — protein MRKTKIICTIGPASEDRETLKKLFEAGMNASRHNFSHGDHEEHGGRIKLVKELSKELNKPVSIILDTKGPEIRTGKFAAGKLELKEGSSFTIVCGEDISGDETQCSVSYKNLYQDVVPGNMILIDDGLVGLEVEKVVGTNIHCIVKNTGMVGSHKGVNVPGVSINLPAITEKDIADLKFGIEIGVNIIAASFVRKASDVLAIRKVLNENGGEHVLIFSKIENQEGVNNLDEILKFSDGIMVARGDLGVEIPIEQVPLVQKMIIEKCNYVGKPVITATQMLDSMIRNPRPTRAEASDVANAIFDGTDCIMLSGETANGKYPLEAVRTMSRIAEEAESQLNYEASLKKKRKAHIPNVPNAISLATCNTAMELNASAIITATQSGHSAKIVSKYRPECPIIAVTPYEQVAKNLAVIWGVYPVVAEKVETTDELINKSADIALETGLVKKGDLVVIAAGIPVNYVGSTNMMKVHIVGDILLKGKGEGTRPGSGTVSLVESAQEALEKTEVGSIMVVRELSKDYIEVFDKLGGIIVEGSVSSDIIIECIGREIPLITGAAGAMEILKTGSFITMDVARGIVFSGKANII, from the coding sequence ATGAGAAAGACTAAAATAATTTGCACCATTGGTCCTGCCAGTGAAGATAGAGAAACCTTAAAAAAACTATTTGAAGCAGGCATGAATGCTTCAAGACATAATTTTTCCCATGGCGATCATGAAGAACATGGCGGAAGAATTAAGCTCGTTAAAGAATTAAGTAAAGAATTAAATAAACCGGTATCAATAATACTTGATACCAAGGGACCTGAAATCAGAACCGGAAAATTTGCTGCAGGAAAGCTTGAACTTAAAGAAGGCAGCAGTTTCACCATAGTTTGCGGCGAGGACATATCCGGAGATGAAACTCAGTGTTCAGTTTCCTATAAGAACTTATATCAGGATGTTGTTCCTGGCAATATGATATTAATCGATGACGGCCTGGTTGGGTTGGAAGTTGAAAAGGTTGTTGGGACCAACATACATTGTATCGTAAAGAATACTGGTATGGTTGGCAGTCACAAGGGAGTAAATGTTCCTGGTGTATCAATCAACCTTCCTGCAATCACAGAAAAGGATATTGCGGATTTAAAATTCGGTATTGAAATAGGTGTGAATATAATAGCTGCATCCTTCGTGAGAAAGGCATCTGACGTACTCGCCATCAGAAAAGTATTAAATGAAAATGGTGGAGAGCATGTGCTTATTTTCTCAAAAATTGAGAATCAGGAAGGTGTAAATAATTTAGATGAAATACTTAAATTCTCCGATGGCATAATGGTTGCTAGAGGAGACCTAGGTGTAGAAATTCCAATTGAGCAGGTACCACTTGTTCAAAAGATGATAATCGAAAAATGTAACTATGTAGGAAAGCCTGTTATCACAGCAACACAGATGTTAGACTCTATGATCAGGAATCCAAGACCAACAAGAGCTGAGGCTTCAGACGTAGCTAATGCAATTTTTGATGGAACTGATTGTATAATGCTAAGTGGAGAAACTGCAAATGGAAAATATCCATTAGAGGCAGTTAGGACAATGTCAAGAATAGCAGAGGAAGCAGAAAGCCAGTTAAATTATGAAGCATCCTTAAAGAAAAAAAGAAAAGCACACATTCCTAACGTACCTAATGCAATCAGCTTGGCTACCTGCAACACTGCAATGGAGTTAAATGCTTCTGCGATTATAACTGCAACACAAAGCGGTCATTCTGCAAAGATTGTTTCAAAGTACAGACCGGAGTGTCCAATTATTGCTGTAACTCCATATGAACAAGTAGCTAAGAATTTAGCAGTTATCTGGGGTGTATATCCTGTTGTGGCAGAAAAGGTTGAAACTACAGATGAGCTTATAAATAAATCAGCAGACATAGCCCTAGAAACTGGACTTGTTAAGAAGGGCGACCTGGTAGTTATTGCTGCAGGTATTCCTGTAAACTATGTGGGTTCCACCAACATGATGAAAGTTCACATTGTTGGCGACATACTGCTTAAAGGAAAAGGGGAAGGCACCAGACCTGGTTCAGGAACTGTGAGCTTAGTAGAAAGTGCACAAGAGGCTCTTGAAAAGACTGAAGTTGGCAGTATAATGGTTGTTAGAGAACTTAGCAAGGATTATATTGAAGTCTTTGACAAGCTTGGTGGTATCATTGTTGAAGGAAGTGTTTCCTCCGATATAATCATTGAGTGTATTGGAAGAGAAATACCACTCATCACTGGAGCAGCAGGAGCTATGGAAATCTTAAAGACTGGAAGCTTTATAACAATGGACGTAGCAAGAGGCATAGTATTCTCAGGCAAGGCTAATATAATATAA
- a CDS encoding SLC13 family permease: protein MKEYIIYLKKQFINLFKKETVFVVSVIIAVLTCFVNTPKLEYIDFKVVISLFNLIIVVSAFQQLKLLDKIAVAILKKCSNRRTVAYVLTAVTFAASMLLTNDVALITLVPLTIIIGKRSDINPLEIIVVQTLAANLGSSLTPIGNPQNLFIYSCFNVDTLEFLKAGALVAGIGIIALVVINFFMKKDKLRYNLEEIEIKDKKKLCLFIALFICIFLSVFRIIDYRIMLIITILVTLLADRSLFVKVDYYLLLTFVTFFIIVGNISSIEPIRHAAERLLSGDSASYLSSIIISQFISNVPAAVLLSGFTSSWRPIMLGVNVGGMGTLIASLASVIAYKLYVKSFNNSKAYLTKFHIYNFISLIIIGFVVYIFL, encoded by the coding sequence ATGAAGGAATATATTATATATTTAAAGAAGCAATTTATAAACTTATTTAAGAAGGAAACTGTATTTGTAGTATCAGTAATAATCGCAGTATTAACCTGCTTTGTGAATACTCCTAAATTAGAATATATCGATTTTAAAGTGGTTATATCCTTGTTTAACCTGATTATAGTAGTTAGTGCCTTTCAACAGTTAAAACTCTTGGATAAGATTGCCGTAGCCATTTTAAAAAAATGTAGTAATAGAAGGACTGTAGCCTATGTGCTTACAGCTGTTACCTTTGCTGCATCCATGCTGCTAACTAATGATGTTGCACTGATTACCCTAGTGCCACTAACTATAATCATTGGAAAGAGAAGTGACATCAATCCCCTTGAGATAATAGTTGTTCAAACTTTGGCTGCTAATCTTGGCAGTAGTTTGACGCCCATTGGAAATCCACAGAACTTATTTATTTACTCCTGCTTTAATGTGGATACCCTTGAGTTTTTGAAAGCTGGGGCCCTAGTAGCCGGCATTGGAATAATTGCTTTGGTCGTAATTAATTTTTTTATGAAAAAGGACAAGCTGCGATATAATCTTGAAGAAATAGAAATTAAAGACAAGAAAAAGTTGTGTCTTTTTATAGCACTGTTCATTTGCATATTTCTGTCGGTATTTAGAATAATTGACTATAGGATAATGCTTATCATTACTATTTTAGTAACATTACTTGCAGACAGGAGCCTTTTTGTAAAGGTAGACTATTATCTCCTATTAACCTTTGTTACTTTTTTTATAATAGTAGGAAATATTTCTTCCATTGAGCCAATCAGGCATGCGGCTGAGCGACTGTTAAGCGGTGACTCTGCTTCCTATTTAAGTTCTATAATTATAAGTCAATTTATCAGCAATGTGCCTGCAGCAGTGCTTTTGTCTGGTTTTACCAGTTCATGGCGTCCAATAATGTTGGGGGTAAATGTGGGAGGCATGGGAACTTTAATAGCTTCCCTTGCCAGCGTAATAGCTTATAAGCTATATGTAAAAAGCTTTAATAACAGTAAAGCTTATTTAACTAAATTTCATATTTATAATTTTATATCCTTAATAATTATTGGATTTGTGGTATATATCTTCTTATAA
- a CDS encoding NAD(P)H-dependent flavin oxidoreductase, with amino-acid sequence MEIKPLILGNIKASIPIIQGGMGIGVSLSGLASAVASCGGIGIISAAQPGYNEPDFEKNSLAANIRALKSHIVKALKKASDGIIGVNIMCAMRNYELLVKASIEAGAQMIISGAGLPTNLPELCKGSDIKIAPIVSSKKAASLILRLWERNYGVTADAVVVEGPEAGGHLGFKEADLPEASRDYFETELVEIIDTVKTYEEKFNKSIPVIAAGGIYTGQDIAKLLKLGASGVQMATRFVATHECDAHINYKNAYIHSTEEDIVIVKSPVGMPGRAIKNAFVERTFLGNIKVDKCYGCIHKCNPVITPYCISRALINAVQGDVDNGLIFCGSKAHKVDKIVSVKELMAELVNQIKEA; translated from the coding sequence ATGGAAATAAAACCATTGATTCTTGGAAATATCAAAGCTTCCATACCTATCATTCAAGGTGGAATGGGTATAGGAGTTTCTTTATCCGGCCTGGCTTCTGCAGTTGCATCCTGTGGTGGTATAGGTATTATTTCAGCGGCACAACCGGGCTATAACGAACCTGATTTCGAAAAAAACTCTCTTGCCGCCAACATAAGAGCCTTAAAAAGCCATATAGTGAAGGCTCTAAAAAAAGCCAGTGATGGGATTATTGGAGTTAATATTATGTGTGCCATGAGGAATTATGAACTGCTGGTTAAAGCCTCCATTGAAGCCGGTGCCCAAATGATAATTTCCGGAGCAGGACTCCCCACAAATCTCCCTGAACTCTGTAAAGGCAGTGATATCAAGATAGCTCCTATAGTTTCTTCAAAGAAGGCCGCCTCACTCATTCTTCGGTTGTGGGAAAGAAATTACGGAGTTACCGCTGATGCTGTGGTGGTAGAAGGACCAGAAGCAGGAGGTCATCTTGGTTTTAAGGAAGCTGACCTGCCAGAAGCTAGTAGAGATTACTTTGAAACAGAGTTGGTTGAAATTATAGATACGGTAAAAACCTATGAGGAAAAGTTTAATAAGTCTATTCCGGTAATTGCTGCAGGAGGTATTTATACCGGTCAAGACATTGCTAAATTACTGAAGCTTGGTGCCAGCGGTGTACAAATGGCTACCAGGTTTGTAGCTACTCATGAATGTGACGCCCATATAAACTATAAAAACGCCTACATACACTCCACTGAGGAGGACATAGTAATAGTTAAAAGTCCTGTGGGCATGCCCGGCAGAGCCATAAAAAATGCCTTTGTGGAAAGGACCTTCTTGGGGAATATCAAGGTTGATAAATGTTATGGATGCATACACAAGTGCAATCCGGTAATTACCCCATATTGCATATCCCGCGCACTTATCAATGCAGTTCAGGGCGATGTTGACAATGGGCTTATTTTCTGCGGCAGTAAAGCCCATAAGGTCGATAAAATAGTAAGTGTCAAAGAATTGATGGCTGAACTGGTGAATCAAATCAAAGAGGCTTGA
- a CDS encoding DUF1540 domain-containing protein: protein MNGSLSCSAVNCVHNLSGLCSANKILVNGLSAQASTGTQCETFAEKGIKNALMHLTNMNIPGEIRQLFNNDGIHMYPEVACNAVRCRFNNDRKCEADRVLIMGAHANSSDGTYCETFTP, encoded by the coding sequence ATGAATGGCAGCTTATCCTGCAGTGCAGTAAATTGTGTACATAATCTTAGTGGATTATGCTCTGCCAATAAAATATTAGTAAATGGATTGAGTGCACAAGCCAGTACAGGCACTCAATGTGAAACTTTTGCGGAAAAAGGCATAAAAAATGCATTGATGCACCTGACAAATATGAATATACCAGGAGAGATAAGACAGTTGTTTAACAATGATGGCATTCACATGTATCCGGAAGTAGCCTGTAATGCAGTAAGATGTCGTTTTAACAATGATAGGAAGTGCGAAGCGGACAGAGTGCTTATCATGGGAGCCCATGCCAACTCCAGTGACGGTACTTATTGTGAAACCTTCACTCCGTAA
- the rlmD gene encoding 23S rRNA (uracil(1939)-C(5))-methyltransferase RlmD translates to MLDFKKNQELIVDIISEGYEGEGVAKPEGFPIFVPGALKGEKVKIRLVKVSRNHGYGKLIEILEPSKERVEPVCPIYKRCGGCQLQHMSYEEQLRFKKNRVTDCLERIGKLKDVVIHPTLGMDNPLRYRNKVQLPVGRGETEPAIGFYAARSHEIINLQQCYIQHQVGDEVVRLTRSWMKEYNIQAYDEESGCGIVRHVMIRKGFKSGEAMVVLVTNTAKFPHKEEFINLIVQNIPDVKSIIQNINTKKTNVVLGLENITLWGSDIITDYIGPFKFNISPLSFFQVNPVQTEVLYGKTLEYAQLTGNEVVFDAYCGTGTISLFLSQKARKVYGVEIIEAAIINARQNAVLNGIENAEFFVGEAEKVIPELISQGKKADVVVVDPPRKGCEKSLIQAIAKMGPKRVVYVSCDPATLARDLAIFETLGYKTVEVQPVDMFPHTAHVECVVKIEKK, encoded by the coding sequence ATGTTAGATTTTAAAAAAAATCAGGAACTTATAGTTGATATTATTTCAGAAGGATATGAGGGGGAAGGAGTTGCAAAGCCAGAAGGATTCCCCATATTTGTACCTGGAGCCTTGAAGGGTGAAAAGGTAAAGATCCGATTAGTAAAGGTGTCTAGGAATCATGGATACGGTAAGCTAATAGAGATACTGGAGCCATCTAAAGAAAGAGTTGAACCGGTCTGTCCCATTTATAAAAGGTGCGGCGGCTGTCAGCTTCAGCACATGAGCTATGAAGAACAGCTCAGATTTAAGAAAAATAGGGTGACAGACTGTCTAGAGAGAATTGGCAAGCTAAAAGATGTTGTAATTCATCCTACATTGGGGATGGATAATCCCTTAAGATACAGAAACAAGGTTCAGCTTCCGGTGGGAAGAGGGGAAACAGAACCAGCAATAGGTTTTTATGCTGCACGAAGCCATGAAATTATAAATTTACAGCAGTGCTACATACAGCATCAAGTTGGTGATGAAGTTGTACGGTTAACCAGAAGCTGGATGAAAGAATATAATATACAAGCTTATGATGAAGAGTCTGGATGTGGTATCGTTAGACATGTCATGATCAGAAAAGGTTTTAAAAGCGGTGAAGCTATGGTAGTTTTGGTAACTAATACAGCTAAGTTTCCGCATAAAGAGGAATTTATAAATCTTATTGTTCAAAACATACCGGATGTTAAGAGCATAATACAAAATATTAATACTAAGAAAACCAATGTAGTTTTAGGTCTGGAGAATATTACTCTGTGGGGCAGCGATATAATAACGGATTACATAGGACCCTTCAAGTTTAACATCTCACCCTTGTCCTTCTTTCAGGTAAATCCGGTTCAGACAGAAGTACTATATGGCAAGACTTTAGAGTATGCTCAGCTCACCGGCAATGAGGTTGTCTTTGATGCATATTGCGGAACCGGAACAATTTCCCTATTTTTATCTCAGAAGGCTAGAAAAGTTTATGGAGTGGAAATTATCGAAGCCGCTATTATAAATGCAAGACAAAATGCGGTTTTAAACGGAATTGAAAATGCGGAGTTTTTTGTTGGAGAGGCTGAAAAAGTGATACCGGAACTAATTTCTCAAGGCAAGAAAGCGGATGTAGTGGTGGTAGACCCACCTAGGAAGGGCTGTGAAAAAAGTCTCATACAAGCAATAGCTAAAATGGGCCCAAAGAGAGTTGTATATGTGTCCTGTGATCCTGCTACACTAGCAAGAGACCTAGCAATTTTTGAAACCCTGGGATACAAGACCGTTGAAGTGCAGCCCGTTGATATGTTCCCTCACACGGCACACGTGGAGTGTGTCGTGAAGATAGAGAAGAAATAG
- a CDS encoding type IV toxin-antitoxin system AbiEi family antitoxin domain-containing protein, translating into MTSERINNIKTLFDKYGPIVKAAILRENKVCSRDIKELIDKGYVIKIKTGYYCWNSGFDDLNDFEIVQSIIPTGVISMFSAAVIHEMTTVNPTDINVTIASRMLKPKLPDYPPVDLFFTSNDNLDLGIEEHVMEHMKVRVYNAERTVCDFFKYSSRVGNDVALEVIKNYMLRKNKNLQLLFEYATKLRVKKYIKPYVEVLL; encoded by the coding sequence ATGACCAGTGAAAGAATTAATAATATTAAAACTCTATTTGATAAATATGGACCAATTGTTAAGGCTGCAATATTAAGAGAAAATAAAGTGTGCAGTAGAGATATTAAAGAACTTATAGATAAAGGTTATGTGATAAAAATAAAAACAGGATACTATTGCTGGAACTCTGGATTTGATGATTTAAATGATTTTGAAATAGTGCAGTCAATAATACCAACTGGAGTTATTAGCATGTTTTCAGCAGCAGTAATACATGAAATGACTACAGTTAATCCTACGGACATTAATGTTACCATTGCATCTAGAATGCTTAAACCTAAGCTTCCAGATTACCCACCTGTAGACCTTTTTTTTACCTCAAATGATAATTTAGATTTAGGAATAGAGGAGCATGTTATGGAGCATATGAAGGTTAGGGTTTATAATGCAGAAAGGACGGTATGTGATTTCTTTAAATATTCTTCAAGAGTTGGAAATGATGTGGCATTAGAAGTTATAAAAAATTATATGCTTAGAAAAAATAAAAATTTGCAGCTCCTTTTTGAATATGCAACAAAGCTTCGAGTTAAAAAATATATAAAACCATATGTGGAGGTGCTTTTGTAA
- a CDS encoding nucleotidyl transferase AbiEii/AbiGii toxin family protein has product MNSDSIKAKLKNIAVKEGKSFDYLLTLYLIERLLYRISISEYADKFVLKGGVLLYIVLEEKARATKDIDMLARQLNNSLENVEAIFKSVCEIKEDDAIEFDLNTLTVEKIKEDADYEGVRVKVTAFLDRTKKVLQMDIGFGDVIVPCATEMEYPSLLEMKKPLLKAYSMESVIAEKFEAMVYLAEANSRMKDFYDICILSQKYNFEGKVLKEAIQTTFKHRKTPLQLIPTIFTSDFRESKEKKQQWKAFKKRISSKEELEFFEVIDRLVKFLKPIYDSIIENKEFSLTWNLQEGRWK; this is encoded by the coding sequence ATGAATTCTGATAGTATAAAGGCTAAATTAAAGAATATAGCAGTAAAAGAGGGAAAGTCCTTTGATTATCTTCTTACTTTGTATTTAATTGAAAGGTTATTATACAGGATATCAATCTCGGAATATGCTGATAAATTTGTATTAAAAGGTGGAGTGCTGTTATATATAGTCTTGGAGGAAAAAGCTAGAGCTACTAAGGATATAGATATGCTTGCAAGACAATTAAATAATTCCCTAGAGAATGTGGAAGCAATTTTTAAATCTGTGTGTGAAATTAAGGAAGATGATGCTATTGAATTTGATTTGAATACACTTACAGTAGAAAAGATAAAAGAAGATGCTGATTATGAGGGCGTTAGGGTAAAGGTAACAGCGTTTCTTGACCGTACTAAAAAAGTATTGCAAATGGATATTGGTTTTGGAGATGTAATAGTTCCGTGTGCTACTGAAATGGAGTATCCATCTCTTTTAGAAATGAAAAAACCGCTATTAAAAGCTTATTCAATGGAGTCTGTAATCGCTGAAAAATTTGAAGCAATGGTATATTTAGCAGAAGCCAATAGTAGGATGAAGGATTTCTATGATATTTGTATTTTATCACAAAAATATAATTTTGAAGGTAAAGTACTTAAAGAAGCAATTCAAACTACTTTTAAACATAGGAAAACACCGTTGCAATTAATTCCTACAATATTTACAAGTGACTTTAGAGAATCTAAGGAAAAGAAACAGCAATGGAAGGCATTTAAAAAGCGAATTTCGTCTAAGGAAGAATTAGAGTTTTTTGAGGTTATAGATAGACTGGTAAAATTTTTAAAGCCAATTTATGATTCAATTATTGAAAATAAAGAGTTTTCCTTAACATGGAACTTACAAGAAGGTAGATGGAAATAG
- a CDS encoding DUF6076 domain-containing protein, which produces MAFTIEFDDARLTERIYDPYKGVDETDTLGMSFVDFFSLGKDLSKRNHIYFNLLDDPDMYINDDSFVYVRIKEFIDICIKDSSLYTIENLMFFLHMQGLSIPQHHLKYYFDQDMIIEDLVNPYMEMSPMERAIRGFVKCTKTKNAITSVYTCDSIEDICIATLYHLIKLKTTIKICTNCGKYFVPLHRSDAVYCDRTSPFNPAKTCKEDGSQRTYEEKLKMNEAEKLRRSVYQTLQMRIRRNPEDENHKDYFEKWKKDVTRWKKDIKSGKKTTEEFVQWLKWSKKK; this is translated from the coding sequence ATGGCATTTACTATAGAATTTGATGATGCTAGACTTACCGAAAGAATATATGATCCATATAAAGGTGTAGATGAAACCGATACCCTTGGTATGTCTTTTGTTGATTTTTTTTCATTAGGAAAGGATTTATCTAAGAGGAATCATATTTATTTTAACTTGTTAGATGACCCTGATATGTATATAAATGATGACTCTTTTGTTTACGTGCGCATAAAAGAATTTATTGATATTTGTATAAAAGACTCTTCACTTTATACCATAGAGAATCTTATGTTTTTCTTGCACATGCAAGGTCTATCCATACCTCAGCATCATCTTAAATACTATTTTGACCAAGATATGATAATTGAAGATTTAGTTAATCCTTATATGGAAATGTCCCCTATGGAAAGAGCTATTAGAGGCTTTGTTAAGTGCACTAAAACCAAAAATGCCATCACCAGTGTTTATACCTGTGACAGCATTGAAGACATATGCATTGCTACGCTTTATCATTTAATAAAACTTAAAACCACTATAAAGATATGTACTAACTGCGGTAAATACTTTGTACCACTGCACCGATCCGATGCAGTTTACTGTGATAGGACTAGTCCATTTAATCCTGCTAAAACCTGTAAAGAGGATGGTTCTCAAAGAACTTATGAAGAGAAATTAAAAATGAATGAAGCAGAAAAGCTTAGACGTAGTGTCTATCAAACTCTACAAATGCGTATTAGAAGAAACCCTGAGGATGAAAATCACAAGGACTATTTTGAAAAATGGAAAAAGGATGTAACTAGATGGAAGAAAGATATTAAAAGTGGGAAGAAAACCACTGAAGAGTTTGTCCAGTGGCTTAAATGGAGTAAGAAGAAATGA
- a CDS encoding ATP-binding protein, which translates to MIGDETKRKLRELNLDELVDIFKIQDDDQPLYSAMTFDERITLAIDSLYQDKNNKRSIRLIKQAKFRFTDADVNSIYYADRGLDKNQIIELSTCQYMRNNFSLVLNGFTGSGKTFLACALGKAACRQLYRVRYIRLPELLELRAEATLQGKGISKLVSKFSNYNLLILDEWLLQELSDDDVRFIFELTEKRYDCHSTLFCTQYKVSDWHTRLGGGTMADAILDRIVHKSIRIDTGNMNMREHFSTK; encoded by the coding sequence ATGATAGGTGATGAAACAAAACGCAAGCTTCGAGAGTTAAACCTTGATGAACTGGTTGATATATTTAAAATACAGGATGACGATCAACCGCTCTACTCAGCCATGACCTTTGACGAAAGAATTACTTTAGCTATTGATAGTCTCTATCAGGATAAAAACAATAAGCGCTCAATACGTCTAATAAAGCAAGCCAAATTCAGATTTACTGATGCAGATGTAAACTCAATTTACTATGCGGATAGGGGGCTTGATAAAAATCAAATTATTGAGCTTTCAACCTGCCAATACATGCGTAACAACTTTAGCCTTGTGCTTAATGGCTTCACAGGCTCTGGTAAGACTTTTCTAGCTTGCGCATTGGGCAAAGCTGCATGCAGACAGTTATATCGAGTACGCTATATAAGATTGCCAGAGCTTCTGGAGCTTCGTGCTGAGGCAACTTTACAAGGCAAAGGGATCAGTAAGCTAGTAAGCAAATTTTCTAACTACAACCTCTTGATTCTGGATGAATGGCTCCTTCAAGAATTATCCGATGATGATGTCAGATTCATTTTTGAACTTACTGAGAAGCGCTATGATTGTCACTCCACCTTGTTTTGCACTCAGTACAAAGTGTCAGATTGGCATACTCGCTTAGGGGGCGGGACCATGGCTGATGCTATTCTAGACCGGATCGTACATAAATCTATTCGTATTGATACTGGGAACATGAACATGAGGGAACATTTCTCCACCAAATAA
- the tnpA gene encoding IS66 family insertion sequence element accessory protein TnpA has protein sequence MTKLNMEDWQQLIADYRSSGLTGPVWCQQKQLSIHKLRYWINKFNKAEFKEEPRQQWVSVKTNLSITTTSITVKVGKAEISVSQDFDKELFADVVQSLLTLC, from the coding sequence TTGACAAAATTAAATATGGAAGATTGGCAGCAGCTCATTGCTGATTATAGATCTAGCGGCCTTACCGGGCCGGTATGGTGTCAGCAAAAACAATTGAGTATACACAAATTACGCTATTGGATTAACAAATTCAACAAAGCAGAGTTTAAAGAAGAACCAAGACAGCAGTGGGTTTCAGTAAAAACAAATTTATCTATAACAACAACATCTATTACTGTAAAAGTCGGTAAGGCTGAAATTTCAGTTTCGCAAGACTTCGATAAAGAACTCTTTGCAGATGTTGTCCAATCCCTATTAACTTTATGTTAA
- the tnpB gene encoding IS66 family insertion sequence element accessory protein TnpB (TnpB, as the term is used for proteins encoded by IS66 family insertion elements, is considered an accessory protein, since TnpC, encoded by a neighboring gene, is a DDE family transposase.): MLNLKQTSNVFLAAGSTDMRKSIDGLAIIVQMNFKLDPFSDALFVFCNAKRDKLKLLYWERNGFWLYYRRLEKGRFKWPNNSKDKVIHVTERELRWLLDGLDINQKGVHRDIMQRKII; encoded by the coding sequence ATGTTAAACCTAAAGCAGACTTCTAATGTATTTTTGGCTGCTGGAAGTACTGATATGAGAAAATCTATTGACGGTCTCGCCATCATCGTTCAGATGAATTTTAAGTTAGATCCATTCTCTGATGCACTTTTTGTATTCTGCAACGCTAAACGCGACAAACTCAAGTTGCTCTATTGGGAGCGGAATGGATTCTGGCTTTACTATCGCCGTTTGGAAAAAGGTCGCTTTAAGTGGCCTAATAATTCTAAAGACAAAGTTATACATGTAACGGAGCGGGAGCTCCGCTGGCTTTTAGATGGACTGGATATTAACCAAAAGGGAGTACATCGTGATATTATGCAGAGAAAAATCATTTGA